One stretch of Xanthomonas sp. DAR 35659 DNA includes these proteins:
- a CDS encoding alpha-ketoglutarate-dependent dioxygenase AlkB family protein, which translates to MQLDLPGAEVRWLPGWLAQAEAAALFAQLLHTVEWEVHRIRLFGRLVDSPRLSCWIGDAQASYRYSGTRFAPHPWPQALLPLRARLAAETGVAFNSVLANRYRDGRDAMGWHSDDEKELGPRPLIASLSLGATRRFALRHRQEPALRQALELTSGGLLLMGGETQRLYRHALPRTARPVGERINLTFRRVAVG; encoded by the coding sequence ATGCAACTCGATCTGCCTGGCGCCGAGGTCCGCTGGCTCCCCGGCTGGTTGGCGCAGGCGGAGGCCGCCGCCCTGTTCGCCCAACTACTGCACACGGTGGAGTGGGAAGTGCATCGCATCCGCCTGTTCGGGCGGCTGGTCGATTCGCCGCGGCTGAGCTGCTGGATCGGCGATGCGCAGGCCAGTTACCGCTATTCCGGCACCCGTTTCGCGCCGCATCCATGGCCGCAAGCGCTGCTGCCGTTGCGCGCGCGATTGGCAGCCGAAACCGGCGTGGCGTTCAACAGCGTGCTCGCCAACCGTTATCGCGATGGCCGCGATGCGATGGGCTGGCACAGCGACGACGAAAAGGAACTCGGCCCGCGGCCGCTGATCGCATCGTTGAGTCTGGGGGCTACGCGCCGCTTCGCGTTGCGCCATCGGCAGGAGCCGGCGCTACGACAGGCGTTGGAGTTGACCTCCGGCGGCCTGTTACTGATGGGGGGCGAGACCCAGCGCCTGTACCGACATGCCTTGCCACGTACCGCAAGACCAGTTGGCGAGCGGATCAATCTGACGTTTCGCAGGGTCGCGGTGGGCTAG
- a CDS encoding electron transfer flavoprotein-ubiquinone oxidoreductase: MTGTEGGASAPEPVERDVMEYDVVTVGAGPAGLAFAIRLKQLNPDISVCVIEKASTVGAQILSGAVIEPAPLDALLPGWRDNPPPICVPAGEDEFWHLSKDGGRKFPIVPPGMRNHGNFIVSLGALCAWLAPQAEALGVEIYPGFAAAETLHADDGTVLGVRIGDMGVAKDGSHKPGYTPGIDIRAKVTVLAEGARGHLTKRLVKRFALDADSDPQAYSIGIKELWQLPEGRVSPGKIVHTLGWPADSKTYGGSFLYHLENNQVALGYVSGLDYHDPEYRPWEAFQQWKNHPMMKALLEGGTILSAGARAIASGGWQSLPKVEMPGALLIGDTAGLLNVPKIKGTHQAIRSGMLAAEHLAAGAALDPTGFDARLRGSEVMAELRQVRNIKPGFKKGLWFGLLNGAWETLVKGASPWTLKVGADWKSLDRLGEHEQPKRDYVQRELAPRDRLQGVYFAATEHDEDQPVHLHVLDPQICVTRCTAEYGNPCTRFCPAAVYEIVDDAAGKRLQINAANCVHCKTCDIKDPYAIIDWVTPEGGSGPNYQNL; this comes from the coding sequence ATGACGGGAACGGAGGGCGGCGCCAGCGCGCCGGAGCCAGTGGAGCGCGACGTCATGGAGTACGACGTCGTCACCGTCGGCGCGGGCCCGGCCGGATTGGCGTTCGCGATCCGGCTCAAGCAGCTCAACCCCGACATCTCGGTCTGCGTGATCGAGAAGGCCAGCACGGTCGGTGCGCAGATCCTGTCCGGCGCGGTCATCGAACCGGCGCCGCTGGACGCGCTGCTGCCGGGCTGGCGCGACAACCCGCCGCCGATCTGTGTCCCCGCCGGCGAGGACGAGTTCTGGCACCTGAGCAAGGACGGCGGACGCAAGTTCCCGATCGTGCCGCCGGGCATGCGCAACCACGGCAACTTCATTGTCAGTTTGGGCGCGCTGTGCGCATGGCTGGCGCCGCAGGCCGAGGCGCTGGGCGTGGAGATCTACCCCGGATTTGCCGCGGCCGAGACCCTGCATGCCGACGACGGCACCGTGCTCGGCGTGCGCATCGGCGACATGGGCGTGGCCAAGGACGGATCGCACAAGCCCGGCTACACCCCCGGCATCGACATCCGCGCCAAGGTCACGGTGCTGGCCGAGGGCGCGCGCGGGCACCTGACCAAGCGCCTGGTCAAGCGCTTCGCGCTGGACGCCGATAGCGATCCGCAGGCCTACTCGATCGGCATCAAGGAGCTGTGGCAGTTGCCCGAGGGCCGCGTCAGCCCCGGCAAGATCGTGCACACCCTGGGCTGGCCGGCCGACAGCAAGACCTACGGCGGCAGCTTCCTGTACCACCTGGAGAACAACCAGGTGGCGCTGGGCTACGTCAGCGGCCTGGACTACCACGACCCCGAATACCGCCCGTGGGAGGCCTTCCAACAGTGGAAGAACCACCCGATGATGAAGGCGCTGCTGGAAGGCGGCACCATCCTCTCGGCCGGCGCGCGCGCCATCGCCAGCGGCGGCTGGCAGTCGCTGCCGAAGGTGGAGATGCCCGGCGCGCTGCTGATCGGCGACACCGCCGGCCTGCTCAACGTGCCCAAGATCAAGGGCACCCACCAGGCGATCCGCAGCGGCATGCTGGCCGCCGAACACCTCGCCGCCGGCGCCGCGCTCGACCCGACCGGCTTCGACGCGCGCCTGCGCGGTTCGGAGGTGATGGCCGAACTGCGCCAGGTGCGCAACATCAAGCCCGGCTTCAAGAAGGGCCTGTGGTTCGGTCTGCTCAACGGCGCCTGGGAAACCCTGGTCAAGGGCGCCTCGCCGTGGACGCTGAAGGTCGGCGCCGACTGGAAGAGCCTGGACCGGCTGGGCGAGCACGAGCAGCCCAAGCGCGACTACGTGCAGCGCGAGCTGGCCCCCCGCGACCGCCTGCAGGGCGTGTACTTCGCCGCCACCGAGCACGACGAGGACCAGCCGGTGCATCTGCACGTGCTCGATCCGCAGATCTGCGTGACCCGCTGCACCGCGGAATACGGCAACCCCTGCACGCGCTTCTGCCCGGCGGCGGTGTACGAGATCGTGGACGACGCGGCCGGCAAGCGCCTGCAGATCAACGCCGCCAACTGCGTGCACTGCAAGACCTGCGACATCAAGGATCCCTACGCGATCATCGACTGGGTCACGCCGGAAGGCGGCTCCGGGCCGAACTACCAGAACCTGTGA